Below is a genomic region from Patagioenas fasciata isolate bPatFas1 chromosome 5, bPatFas1.hap1, whole genome shotgun sequence.
ttgtttgcttccttTATAGTAGAGGTAAAAGCATTGGTTCCAATGTTATGGGGGACTGTCATGGGGGTCATGTAAAGTCCTTGggtttaaagatttttttattatatttttacaaTAAGTAAAACAAGCTGGTCTCTTAGGCACTGTGATTCAAAAAATTAATAACTTCGTGAAGATGTATATTCCTGTTGTGGTTAGAACAGTAAATCTGGACCTTCTTTTTTCAGGTTTTTAATTTCCTAGCTTAGGTTTCAAAGGTAGTGCTATACATTTGTCATATTTTCCTGACCTGGCAACAATCCAAGGTCTTTAAGTTGCAGACGCAATATTCTTCAAACTTCTTTCCTTCCAAGGAGCTTAAAGAGTTTCAAGTTTTTTGAGGACATTGGTTTTAAAATAGAGGCAAGGAATTCAGACAAGTCAAGTGTACTTCAGCAAAGTAAGTGGGTTTGGTTATTTCCTTGATTGGCTGAAATGATCGTTGTTGTGAAGGGTGTAGTTTATTGAAAGGGAGAAAATGATTGTTCCTGGCCAGAAATTCTGTCATTTTAGTGGGACAATAAGTGCAAAAAGTGAAGTGGAAAAAAGAGGCAGTGGATATGAAGAACTGGAGAATTATTGGTGCAGCACTTTTCTGCCTTCAGACAGCTGTGTCTGAAAGAAATAGAAGTGTGTATCCAAGACCTTTACTATGATGCAGTTACTTTAGAATCTGCCTACAGACAATAGGTTTATAAAATACTAAGGACAAGAGTAAAAAAACATACAAATTGAATTATATTAATGATCATTTCACATAGAGAGTTTGACACTTCAAAGACCATAATATCACCCAAGTTATGCTTGCTGTAAGAACAACTTTAAAGTTCTTTGTATATGTTTCCTAACTTTACTCCACCTTCACAACAGTCTTCACAACAAGTCGCAGTAGCTGCTCCCAGTGGGTTGCAGAGGCAGGTGTTGGGCTTGGACTTGTCCTAGGCAACACCCCAACAAAAGTCAATAGCTTAACCTGTACCTGCAAGGAAATCTTATGTTGCCTTTCTGGGCCTAAGCTGCTGTGAACTAGCTCCTTCCCTGAAATCTTTTCTGCCCTGTAACTATACACTTTCTTGGGAGCAGAAACTACATAGACAAGTATCGCATTCTAAATTGAAGGACTTCCAATATAATTTACATCTATGCTGAAACGCTCTGCAAGTAACTACTCTGTACTGGGCAAATTCGTGCTTGCGGTAGTTCACTTGGGCTCAGTTTGGCGACCAGAGCACCACACTGATAAATCTCTTGCTAATTTTACTTCTAAATCGATACTTATTGTGTAAGGAGGAACATGTGAATGAGGAATGAGAAACATTGTCTTAAAATTAAGGAGATGACTCGTTTATGAAGGCAAAAAAAGATTCAGTGTACAGCAAACCTTGTTCCAGCACCGTTCTCTTGCAGCAGACACTTCATCTTGGATAGAAGACATTCAGTTGCCCATGTGCACAAACTGAAGATGAAATAACTATGTTAAAGCAGCAAAATAACCTAGTACCCACTCTTTTTCACTGGAGTGCAACTGTTGTTTTATCGCTGAATTGTGAAGTCGGTAGATAGAATGTTAAAAAGGTTGGATTTGGTTTCAGGAAGATaacttttcccctcctccccgcccccccggcgTTTCTGGCtcttttttaaactaaaacataCAAGAATTACAAGATTTTGATCCTACTTGAGCAGGGGTTTGCAccacatgatctccagaggttccttccagtcCCAACCATTGTATGACTCTGTGATAAAGTTACACATTTCTTGAAGATGTGTAAGCCAACATGTTCCGTCTGGAGATGAATAAGTAAACAACACACATTTTAACATAAGAATGGTATTTGCTAGCTACAGATCATGGGTTGCCAAATACATTTCCAGTGAACCACCTTTGAGTGAGGTTTGTCTTTTAACAGAAAAAGAAGACCTTTTCTGCAGAACTTAAAAATACCTCAGAAACTaataaaaaagagagattttTGAGAGTTGCGGATGTAAATCACCCTGGTGTTTCAACAAGAGAAGTTTTTCCCATTCATCATGTTGACAGAACCTGTGACTTTTTCAGTTAGTTGTTTTCAGTGGACGGTCTCAATGGCTAAAGCCCAGTTTCCAAACTTTTTCATTGGTTCCCGGTTTGCatttccctgcaggctggcagCTCCCTTCTGGCGCGGCTGCATGAGCGCAGGGGGGTACAAAGGATGGGGGGATCCCGGGAACCCCACTCGGGGTGGGAGGGAAGTCAGCGAGCAGAGGAAGGCAAGCTGTGAGGAGGAGGATTTAGCTCGAGCGTGGGCTTTGTTTTGATTCAATTATTCGCTGATTAATGTTAACAAAAATGTAGGATGAATGTTATACCCAGCTAATGGATTGGGTTCCCTGAGTTAATTGACAAAGAGCAATATATCCTCTTTTTGGATGACGGCATGACCGATGCATTTATTTTTGATAACGGTCTCTGGTTTCCATGGGGCTTGTCCTTCTGCTTGTTAAAGGTATTACTAAGAATCTTTCACATTATTTGAATCGTTGCTATGAGCTATTATTTCAAAACCATCTCAGCTGTTGATGTGTGCGTCAACACTTCATGTCTGGCAGTGAAACCTGAGGAGGATAGAACTTGGAAAGGGAGCGAAAGTATTTTTTGCTTTGAATTATGCTAATGCACTCAATAACATTAATGCTCTGAGACTGTTACTCCTTGCAGGTACAGTGAACTTGAAACACTATAAAGGCTTGAAGGACATTGTCTGGGCAGTGTGCTGTGTTGGATCGTTCTTGTATTTACTTTCTCAGTGTGCTTCTGTGCAGCTTCATGTACTGTATGGCTGCTTACCTGTGATATTTGTAAATTCAAAAAAAATGTAGGGGATGACTGGAAACAACCTGGATACAGCGGAATTAGTATACAGTACGTGGAGATTTTATTGAATGTTGATAATTATTATAAAGTCAAAGGATAAAACTGGTGTTGTTTGGCAGGCTTTATAAATGTGTGTGtttcttctgtaaaaaaaaaaaaagagctgcttcTCATGCAGTGGTTACCTTTAATATATCCTATTCATCTTTTTTACATGGAGAAATTTTCAAAGGCACAGAGAAGCTGGGTACTTACCTCCTGCTCCTTCAGTCTGTGTACTGACAAGGTTGCCAACTGATGTCAGGTGCAGTAAGGATTTTATGTAGACATAGCTCATTctctgagaagaccagagatacGCTTTTCCTTTTCACATGAAAAAcacttcatctttttcttttagtGGTGGAATTCTGTGCAACTGGTATGGGATGTGCTTTGTCACATGTGATTTTTTCTAAGTGACACTCATGTCCAGGCAGTAATGACTTAAAGAAATGGCAAGAGGCTGTTTTCCAGTTGCTTGTTCACTCTGACTTTCCCTGGATGCCTCCCAGATAACCAGTACAATCCCAGGTAATTTACAAAAGTCTGAGTCCAAGGTCATGTAGCCCTAGACCAGTTGTCCAGCAGAAACACCTCAAAAAGTTACCCGTGGTAGAAAATGACAGTTTTGCTCACTGTGGGGATGTGCAACAGCCTCATACAGTCATAAGCACAGGAGAATACTGGTACTAGACTAGTGTGTTTCAAGGGTTCAGCAGTGAATGACTAATACATAAGGAACAGAAAAGTGTCTCTGGATGTGAAAAGATTTGGAGTGAATTGCTATAATGCGCGTTCAATTACCTTGTTGCCTGGAACGTTGTTATCCTCCTCCATGGAGAGGAGTTGCTGGGGAAAGGTGAGGGCAATGAAATGGGAAATGCATGCAGTTTTGTTCTGAAGCTTCTTAATATTTAATGCTGTGCGAAGTTTCTGGTGTAAATTTTCTCTGAGTGGGTGGCTTTGAGATGTGTGAAGGGAAATATTTGATTTGAAAGCATCAGCAGAAAGAATGACCAATCTAAACTGAAGCTGATCTGGTTCATCAGAGCAGCTTATTAATTTACAATTTACAATTGTGAGTAGAAAATGATGTTTCCCTGAAGGATATTTACTCACTAATTTTCCAATGTCTCAGGGGGACAGCTGTGTCTGCTTACCCTTTTACCCACTTTCAGGCTCTgactttattttgtctttctagagaATTCTTCCTCGTCTTAGAACCAGTATCTTTTCCACACTTTATTCTTTCCATCTCCATTTAGGATCAGTCAGCATCAGAGGTAATTTAATTTCCTTGTGACTCTCTGATGTATAAATGACAATATGACATAATTTGTAGAAGTAATTAAACAGTTGAGAATCTGGAGTCTTGAATGAAGCTCCTCTGTAGGACCATGAAGAAGAGATCAGGAGCTCTCTAGCAGCTTCTGAAGTATTAATTAAAAACCCTCcgatttctttgtttttccattcttCATTTATATTCATTCTAATGGAGTTGCAACTTGCATTGGAAGTAAGGTTATAAAATCAATGCAATTCAAACTAAATGAAAGATTtaaattctaaataaataaataaacccacaACCAGCAAAACCCTCCAGCTTCTCCCATGCTCCAGAGCATTGTAATAATATATTATTGCTATGTGAGAAATACTTCTTTAACAGCTGGAGAGTTAGAGATATTTTTGAAAGCAGGTGGTTTGATGACTGAATATCTCCTAGCAACACAGGAAGCTTTAAATACAACTGACTGACTACTGCCTGTGGAATATATTGTCAAGCCCAAAGCACCTGCCAAAACCAGATGATGATTCCATTCTTTAAAACACATCACATAGTAAATATGTAACTCAATATTTTGTCAGCTACCAGAAAGCAATTTGCACAAGACATGACACCATATATAGAAAATTAAATTCCAAATGACATTCAAGTATGACAAACTTAAATAGTATGTACGTGAGGTAGATTTTAAAGTTAATACTGCATGTTTCTATTGAAATGGTGCACTGTTTTATCAAGAACTTGACTTTCTGGTATTCCTTGGTACTTGCCCTTGGAATACACATTGGCCACGTGAACAAGAATATGATCTTGCTGACATTCTATGTGGGCAACCATAGGAATACTCTACTTGGCAAATAAAAGCTTGGAGTTTTTCATTGGTTAGAGAAAAAATCAAGCCAAAGAGTGGCAGTGTCAACAGAGAGAAGTGTGGGGGACTGCAGCTGCTTTTTTATATATCAATCAGCAGCTTAAGATGCTGCTTTCTCTCATTGTGTATGTTTTTAGGTACCCTACAAAATCAGTAACAGATCTGACTGCCTCATAAATTGATTAGACTTCAAGTAAAAAGAGCTGCTCTAAGTGGCAATGATATATAGTATCAACAACATGCTGTTGTTGATATAGTCTACAGTAAGAAAATGACTTTTCTTGGAGGTGGGAAGCTAAGCTCTACTGTGCATGCTGTCCAACTGCAGCAGAGTAAATGGAGTTGTCTCATCAAGCAATATAATATTTTTATGCTGGTATCTATGCTGTGGTTGATCTGGTGGTACTGCTCAGTGTATCTCCAGGAGAAATAAAATAGAGGAGGATCATATTTTATCAAGATGATACTAGCCTTTACCAGCTAGTCAATGCTAGTGCTAAACAACTAGCTCACACACAGACTATGCACTGAGCACAGCTGCATAATTTGGTTACTACTGAGAATGTTACTAATTCACTAATACCTGTCATGCAGGGCAATTTTTGCTTGGTGCACAGTGAACTGGATAACAAAGAATTATTGCAATATTTCTTCAAGATGAAAATGTGAACACAGCTTAATAAGTCTCATGCACTGAgctattacattttatttttgccttgGATTTGCTGTCTGGTAAGATGATTTAATGACTATTGCTTAGTGTCTTATGGAAAGAGTTATTAAATAAACTGCATTAGAATTGATTAGCTGGGGGACAGTATCATCAAGAGGTATGTGCTCCACTTGagatttttctccattaaaaacaCCATGAATGATTACTAGGGGGAGCTGTATAGTTAGCTTTCATTTCTTTGTCAGATCATTTCATGAAAGGATGAATGCTTTCTGAAAATAACTGTGATGCTTTGTTTACAAAGAATGCTTGTGAAACCCTCAAGAAAACTTTGCATGTTTTTGTGCTGGCTTTATGATGTTTATGTGACAAACACTTAGCTGAAACAATAGGCAGCTTTCAGTTTCAGTTGGACAACTCAAAAACAAATAATCTGtgcatatctttaaaaaaatgtgtcCTTCTAACCTACTTGGGTCGCCTTGCACATTCACCTGCTGCCTGCCAGTTCTAACGCAGAAAGTTTGTATTTCCCGCTGCTGTCAGTGAGTCTTCAAACGCTCTGTCTGGGGATGGTGCTGAGAAGCTCAAGCGGTgggtgctggagctggagccaAAGCGGTGCCTGTGCAGGGGCTGGGAAGCTGGGACCAGGTGAGGTGATGTCGAACACGTGTGTCCCGTGTAGCTGAGTGAGCAGGGACCCGTCTGCCCCTGGAGCTCTGCACTGGGACATCTGCATCCACCTGGGTACCACATAAAGTGTCTGCCACAGTGTCTGATCAGCCTAAGAGTTTGCTGCCACTTGCGTGTCACCTGCCCTGGGACAGTAAATCCAGAGTCAAGAAGgcagggagcagaacaggctgtctgCTCCTCACCGCCCTTtccatcctcagcatcactcccctCTGCCTGACTAGACAGCTGGTGAAAGGGACACCTCAGTCTGAGCAGACCAAGGCAGAACAGGGCGAAGCTATCGCTGAGACAAGATGTGGTGCAGATCCACGGGCAGTGGGTCCGTGGAGCTGAGTGCACACTGGGTGGTTTGCAGCGAGTGGTTAAGTGCAGATGGGCCATTTccaccaccagccaccctggGCTGCCCTGTCTTTGGCAGTCCTGTGTGTGTGAAATGCACTTTGAACAAGCAAGCATTTCTGTGGTCATACAGTGGGTGTCTGCATTTCCTTCACCCGTAGTAATGTCTTTAACTTTTATTAATTTAAGTGACCAAAGCTTTGAGGATTGTGGGTGTTTTATGACATTCAAGATGAAAATTCAGAATTCAGTATTAAATTCATATTCATTTTTGCACAGCTctagaaagcctttttttttttttttaattggtagcgcttttttaaaaaattaagcaaacATCTTACTTAAGGCAGGTTTTTAAAGGAGAGATCACATTTGATATTATGAGTTTTCTGGCATCTTGGTATGCATTAGAAGGGGCCCAGAGCTGCAGGCCGTAAGAACAGATTGCTTCATTTGCTCTTGTGCTTTTGCTGCGTGAGTTAGAATTGTAGGGAAATTTGtgataaaaaaaatgtttctacagTCTGATATTTCTTCCTGAGATCTGCACAGACTAAGATACAATGATAGGGAATAGATAGTGTCTGAGCTAATGCTGGTTTCTCTCTGTACTTCTACTCCACTGCCACCCATTCACCCTATTTGGAACTAATATGTAGGGCTTGAAAATCCAAAACAATGTTTGCATTCTCTGTGTACTTTTGTGAAGTTATGTTCAtcaagtcttttttttctttttgcctgtccCATTTGTTTAATTACATGTTATGATGTATGTATAGAATCTCTTGTAAAAAATAAAGACTAATTTCTTCTGGATGTGGCTTCACACAGGCCTATCAGTGCCATTGAAGTGACcagtggaaagaaaagcaaactgcTGTGATCCACTTTCACAGAAACAGATTAAAACAATATTGTTTTTGTTATGTTTGCTTACAGTgtatttttatctttaaaataacTATGCACTAGTTATTAAAAGATGAGCACTTCAGCAAATTGATATATTTATATACTCAAGATGGCTTATTTAATGCAAGAGTCAACATAAGCATCTAAAACCATGGTTTGGATATCCTGCTTAGGTATTTGTCTCTGAAATTCCCTAACTCATTCTTTACTAGACACTGAGGGAGATAGCTGGGGAGTAATTGTTCTCAGTCATCTAATTTATAAAGCCACTAACCATTACACAGACTTTTTAGTTTGGGCAGTGCAGTAGCTCAAATCAGTGACTCCTGGCAAACTCCAAGCAAGTATTTTTATTTACAGTACAAATGAACATTCAAATCTGTTAAGATTATTGTTGTTGGATTTGGTGCGTGGGTGGTTGGttgatttacttatttatttaaccTCCCTGTTTCTGCTGACAGGTAACATAATGGTGCTGTGGTCAACTTGCAGAACATCAGTACTTAAATCTGTAACAAACCGGTTCATCAAGAATTTGGCCTGCTCGGGGATCTGTGCCAGCCTGGTCTGTGTGCCTTTTGACATTGCTCTTAGTGCCAGTCCACACTGCTGCTGGTGGATCTATACCATGCTCTTCTGCAGAATTGCCAAGTTTCTGCACAAAGTCTTCTGCTCGGTGACCATCCTTAGTTTTCCAGCCATTGCTCTTGACAGGTAAGAGATCCAATTTGCCAGGatccttgatttttctttcttctttctgcctttcaaacccttttcttcctttcatattAGTCTTGTAAATGCTATTTAGTGTTGCCTTACGCCATTACATGGACTGCTTTTGTTCCAGTGCTTTGCTTACAGTATACAGCTTCTTTCCCAGATGTACTGGAATAAATATTCTTCTCTGTAACACTGgaaaagtttatttttcagtttattctGATGTCCCTGGAACAGCATATCATTTGCCCTTGACCAGTAAAGCTTGTGATCTTCCTCACAAAAAGCGCAACCACTGCTCACAGTGGTAAGTGTAAAAGGATAGGTCCCTCATGAAAAGTCTGTGAGCTTAAAAGCTCACAGTAGTAAGCAAACAGTGAATCAGTGCCTGAAATTTGAAGTGCATGtcagagattttgtttgtttttgttttaaaaaatgcacACAGAATGTTCAGTGTTGACTACTCTTTTGCTCAGGGCCTGGCCAACCAGAGTTTgtgcaaaacaaaaccccattgTACTTCCAGCAGATGGGTACATGTCATTTGTGACCAACAGCTTTTTCCAAatgttcagaggaaaaaaatctatcataaaaCAGCTTTTCAAATTAACTATGGTCTGGCCTTTCAGTGCAGCATATCTATGCCTCCGTCACGTTTTCTGAAATTTTGTGCTGTGTGCAATATACTGCCCAGTGTACAAGTAAGTAAATGATCAAATCTTCAAAATAATGTTCATGCATATCAGCCAAAATTGTATAGTCCCAAGTATTGAAAGAATTGTTCACCACTAATAATGTGATCCTGAAGtttgaatattcttttttttttttttcttacagacagACCTGAAAAGGCAGACACTTGaagattttttctttcattagcaGGTAGTCAGTTGGCAACCCCATTAGGGATTTGGGGCATTATACTTAGACAGCTCCTGAGAGGCTTCTTGTAAGTGCTATGCTTTACTATATAGACTTCACCCTTTGCATTGTAtcaattgttgtttgtttgttggcttttttgaCAGATACTACTCTGTTTTATACcctctggaaagaaaaatatctgatgCAAAATCCCGAGACCTGGTTATCTACATCTGGGCCCATGCAATAGTGGCCAGTGTTCCGGTGTTTGCTGTGACCAATGTGTCTGATATTTACGCCATGTCCACCTGTTCTGAAACTTGGAGTTACTCCCTTGGCCACCTGATATACGTCATCATCTACAACATCACCACTGTGATTGTACCAGTGGCTGTGGTATTTTTCTTCATGATTCTTATTCGCAGGGCACTGAGTgccagccagaagaaaaaagtcatCATAGCTGCCTTAAGGACCCCTCAGAATACAATTTCTATCCCTTATGCCTCCCAGCGAGAAGCTGAGCTTCATGCCATGCTGCTTTCCATGGTTatgatatttattttctgcagtgtCCCCTATGTGACTTTGGTGATTTATCGCACCATACTCAATATTTCAGATATTTCAGTCTTCTTGCTCCTCACTGCCATTTGGTTGCCCAAGGTCTCTTTGCTGGCCAATCCTTTGTTATTTTTAACTGTTAATAAATCTGTACGGAAGTGCTTAGTGGGGACTATAGTACAGTTGCACCAAAGGTATAGCAGGAGAAATATGGTCAGCTCGGGTGGCGTTGCAGATGCTCATCTGGAGCCCCATGTCCGTTCGGGGAGCCAGCTTTTGGAGATGTTTCATATCGGGCAACAACAAATCTTTAAGCCAACGGAAGATGAGGAGAATGAGACCAAATCCATTGGCTCTGGTGACTTTCAGCAGAAAGAAATTCCTACCACCAGCGTAGAGGTGGGAGAGACTTCGCTTCACAAGTTTATACCGCAGACAACTGCAGACTCTGCAGCTCAGGTGGCGCCAGCTGTGCCCACAGAAGCTGAGATGGTAAATGACAAGTATGCCATGCAGTTTGGTTTTGGACCCTTTGAGCTGCCTCCACAGTGGCTCTCAGAAAACCGAAACAGTAAGAAGCGACTCCTGCCTCCTTTGGGGAATACCCCCGAAGAGCTAATCCAAACAAAACAGCCTAAGtgtaaagcagaaagaaaaatcagcagaaacaataAAGTCAGTATTTTTCCCAAGGTGGATTCTTAGGAAGAGCAGGAGCTTTAAGTGACAGAGGAAGGTCACCTTCTATTATATGTGTGATCCCATGGATCTTTGGTATACTGAAATTTGTTACAGGCTGATTTCTTTGGTGCCAAATGtaatttaacaaacaaacaaaagggaaaCGTATATACAAGTGTTCCTTATTAATTTGTTTTCATCAAAATAATGTATCAAAAGATGGCAATTCTTAGTTTTATCTGTGAAATCCCTACAATGATACGTGCCTGATTAACTTCCAAAAAGTATACATGGCTTTGGGAACACTTTGGGGGGCTGAAGGATGGAAATACAGTAGCCAGGTTGCTGGGAAAACTCCTGTTGTCTTAAAATGGACTGGGAATCAAAGTAACTTAATAGGAAAGGCTGTGGGGGGCGGAAGACATGCAAAATGGGTAAGTCCTACCCTCCTGTAAATGGACACAGCT
It encodes:
- the GPR176 gene encoding G-protein coupled receptor 176, which encodes MGYDKNWTSRNESEHAPYQAVTRALEMRNTSAGHMAWPSGNGSQAGVTQSEEHGQEQTYRHFTTTVQIVIFVGSLLGNIMVLWSTCRTSVLKSVTNRFIKNLACSGICASLVCVPFDIALSASPHCCWWIYTMLFCRIAKFLHKVFCSVTILSFPAIALDRYYSVLYPLERKISDAKSRDLVIYIWAHAIVASVPVFAVTNVSDIYAMSTCSETWSYSLGHLIYVIIYNITTVIVPVAVVFFFMILIRRALSASQKKKVIIAALRTPQNTISIPYASQREAELHAMLLSMVMIFIFCSVPYVTLVIYRTILNISDISVFLLLTAIWLPKVSLLANPLLFLTVNKSVRKCLVGTIVQLHQRYSRRNMVSSGGVADAHLEPHVRSGSQLLEMFHIGQQQIFKPTEDEENETKSIGSGDFQQKEIPTTSVEVGETSLHKFIPQTTADSAAQVAPAVPTEAEMVNDKYAMQFGFGPFELPPQWLSENRNSKKRLLPPLGNTPEELIQTKQPKCKAERKISRNNKVSIFPKVDS